The sequence AAGGCGGTGCTCTCGGTCCAGCCGGTGGCCGAGGCCCGGGCGATCGAGGCCTACCTGCTGCGCCGGGCGGCCGGCACCAGGGCCTGGCTCGGCGGGGACGGCGTGGTGGCCGAGCTCGGCGACGGCAGCGCGGTGCTGCGCCCGGCCGTGCACCAGCTGGACCGGCCGGACGCCGACCAGACCGGTGTCGAACTCGCCTTCCCCTGCGTCTGGGTGGCGCCGTGGACGCCGGAGGCGGGGGTGGCGCCGCTGCGGAACTCGCTGGTGCTGACCGCGCTCACCGGGGACGACGCGCTGTTCGACCGGCTGCTCCGGGAGCCGAGCATCAGCAACGTCTACCGGGGCGACCACCCGACGTACTGGATCCGGCCCGGGGTGCCGCACGACGGCTACCTGGGGGAGTTCCTGATGCGGACCAAGACCGTCATCCGGGGCTGAGCCGCAAGGACGGCGACGGGGCCCCGCGGGTACCGCCCGCGGGGCCCCGTCGTGTCCGCTCAGTCACGCAGCGCCCGGTCGACCAGGGCGCCGGCCATGCCGGTGTACCCGGCCGGGTCGCACAGCCCGGCGATCTCCTCGGAGGTGAAGTGCCCCTCCAGTCCGTCCTGTTCGGCCAGGACCTCGGCCAGCGGCCGGCCCTCCCGGTCGGCGGTCAGCGAGGCCTCGGTGAGCAGTTGCCGGGCCACCGCCTTGCCGAGCTTCGGCGCCAGCCGGGCGGCGATCCGCTCGGAGACCAGCTGTCCGCCGGTGAGCCCCAGATTGGCCCGCATCCGCTCCGGGCGGACCAGCAGCCCCTGGGCCAGCTCCACCGAGGTGTGCGCGGCGCCGCCGGCCAGCCGCAGGCACTCGCGCAGCAGCAGCCACTCGGCGTGCCAGGCGCCGCCCGAGCGCTCGTCCTCGGTGACCAGGCACTGGGTCAGTCCGGCGGCGAGCACCGGGACCTGGAGGGCGGCGCTGCGCAGCAGGGTGGCGAGCACCGGGTTGCGCTTGTGCGGCATCGCGGAGGAGGCGCCGCGGCCGGCCGCCGCGGGTTCGACCACCTCGCCGACCTCGGTGCGGGTCAGCGACTGCACGTCCACCGCGATCTTGCCGAGCGCGCCGGCGGTGAAGGCCAGCGCGGCGGCCAGGTCGGCCATCGGGGTGCGCAGCGCGTGCCAGGGCAGCGCCGGGCGGGCGAGTCCGGTCTCGGCGGCGAAGGCGTCCAGCAGCCGGTCCAGGTAGGCGCCGGCGTCGACCTCCGGGTCGGGGCCGTCCAGCCGGGCGTACTCGAGGTAGCCGGCCAGGGTGCCGGCGGCGCCGCCCAGGGCGACCGGCAGCCCGTCCGCCAGCACGGCGGCGAGCCGGCGGTCGGCGTCCAGCACCAGTCGGCGCCAGCCGGCCGCCTTGAGGCCGAAGGTGGTGGGTACCGCGTGCAGGGCGAGGGTGCGTCCGGCGAGCACGGTGTCCCGGTGTTCGGCGGCGAGGCCGGCGAGCGCGCGGGCGGTGCGGCCGAGGTCGGCGCGGATCAGGGCCAGGGTCCGGGCGGCGACCAGCATGGCGCCGGTGTCCAGGATGTCCTGGCTGGTCGAGCCGCGGTGCACGTACTCGGCGGCGGACGGGTCCTCGGCGGCCACCGCCAGGGTCAGGGCCTGGACCAGGCCGACCACCGGATTGGCGGTCTCGCGGCAGGCGAGGGCCAGCGCCCGGACGTCGAACAGCTCGGTCCGGGCGGCCCGGGTGATCGCGGCGGCCGCGGCGGGCGGCACCGTGCCCAGGGCGGCCTGGGCACGGGCGAGGGCCGCTTCGGCGTCCAGCATGGCCTGGAGCCAGGCGCGGTCGGTGACGGCCGCCTCGGCCGGGGTGCCGGCCCGGACGGGGGAGAGCAGGCCGGTGTCGGGCTCCGCCGGGGCCGGCGGGCTGGGGTGTGCGGTCATACGACGACGCCTCTCGGTCGGGACCCTGCCGGCTCTGCCGGCCCGTCGGACTCTACGGAGCGGTCGGTCGAGGTCGGCGCGGTGGCCCCGGTCGAGGTCGGCACGGTGGCCCCGGTCGCGGCCGGGGCGGCGGTCGGCCACTCGGGGGCCGGGGAGAGCGCCAGCACCGCCCGGGCGATGGCGTCGGAGTCGCCGAGGGTCACCGAGTCGACGCCGGGCCGGATGCCCGCCGCGGTGACCCAGTGCACCGACTCGGTCGGCACCCCGTACGCGAAGCGGCGCGGGTGCGCCCGGCCGCGGGCGTCCAGCAGCCGGTAGGGCCGCTCGGTGACGGCGAGGCCGCCGGTGGGGTAGCCCGTTCCGGCGGGTCCGGGGATCCGGTAGGTGGCGCACTGCTCGGTGTCCAGCAGGTGCCGCAGCAGGGGGTCGTCGGTGCGCCGCAGGTCGGGTTCCGGCAGCCGGGCCTCGACCAGGACGGTGGCCCGGACCGGCGGGCCCGGGACGGCGGTGGAGTGCGCGGCGAAGGCGGGGTCGACGGGGTCGATCCGGATCTCGGTGCCGGGGCCGAGGAGTTCCACCACCCCGGCCTCGATCAGCGCGATCAGCTGCTCGATCCGCTCCACCGGCGGTCCGATGGAGAGGAAGGCGTTCAGCGGGGTGTACCAGCCGTCGAGGTCGTCCCGGTAGGAGTCGCCCGCGATGCCGCTGTGGTCGACCGCCATCCGGATCTCGTTGCGCAGGTCGCGCAGGACGTCCAGGGCGGCCTTGAGCGGGCCGCTGAGGTTCCCGGCCCTGGCCTCGGCGACGTCCTGGCGCAGATGGTCCAGCAGCCAGTCGCGGAAGTCCGCGCGGTCGGTGAACTCCCGTCCGGCGTAGGGGCGGGAGAGCCGGTCCCAGCTCCAGCGGTCGGCCTCGGGGACGCCGTGGTCGTCGAGGACGGCGGCCGGGTCGTCGGCGGTCAGGTAGCGGTCGGTGAACGCCTCGCGCTCGGCGCCGCGGGCCCGGGCGGCGAGCAGCGCGCCGTAGTAGACGGCCTCCACCTCGCGGGAGACCAGCGGCCAGAGGTCGGTGGCGAACCGCACCGGCCCGCCGCGGCGGGTGCGTTCCCGCAGCTCGGCGACCACCTCGGTGGTGAGCAGCCGGGGCAGGTGGCGCCCGTACGCGCCCTTCTCGTTCTCGCCGCGGGCGTGGTACGGGATGCCGCGCCGGGAGGTGGCGTACAGCCGGGGTTCGGCGCCGGAGGGCCGGTACACCAGGCCGCCGTCCGCCGGTTCGAACCGGCCGCCGCGGCCGAGGGTGAACAGGGCCATGTGGTCGAAGAAGTTGAGGCCGAGGCCGCGCAGCAGGACGGTCTGGCCCGGGCGCGCGGTGACGTGCACGTCGGCGGGGTTGGCGGGGGTGACGTAGTCGAGGTGGTGGATCCTGGCCAGGCTGGCGGTGCGGGCCTCGCGCGGGGTGGGCCGGGCGGGGAGGTGGCCCTGGGCGAGCACGATGGCGTCCAGCCGGTTGAGCCGGGTGCCGTCCTCCAGCCGGACGCCCTGGGGGCCGCCGGGGAAGCCGTGCGCGTCGGCCATCGCGACCGCCCGGGAGCGGTGCACCCGGACGGTGACGGTCGGCGGGGCGGCGGCGACCACGGCGCGGAAGGCGGCGTGCAGGTAGTGGCCGTAGAAGGCTCGGGTCGGGTAGGTGTTCGGCCCGAGGGCGGCGGCCTCGGCCAGCGCCGCCCCGTCGGGGCCGTCCGGTTGCCGGCCGGCGCCGTCCGGCGCGTGCGCGGGCGGTTCGTGGCGGCCGGGTTCGTGCCCGGCCGGGCCGAGCCCGCGGTCCGGCGCCCGGTCGGGACTGCCCCCGGGGGCAAGCGACTTCGCCCATTCGTACAGGCTGGGGCCGGGTTCGACGGGGCCGTCGATCCGGACGCTGTCGTCGGTGTACACGGTGATCTGGGAGGCCACCGTGTTCATCAGGAGGTGGCGGGACTGGTCGGTGCGCCAGACCCGGCCCGCGCCGGGGGGTGCCGGGTCGACCACGTGCACGGTGACGGTGGCCCCGGAGGGGCTGGACCGTTCGTTCGCGCAGAGTCGTTCCAGCACCGAGAGGCCGCGCGGACCGGCGCCGATGACACAGACCTGGAGGTGACTGTCGATCATGCCCACGGCTCGAAATCGTAGTTGTGATCATCCGATGATGAAAAGGTCTTGGCGCCGTGCATCCAGGCCACCCGCTCGTGCAACTCGCCCTCGGAGAGGGCTCCGAGCAGCCGGTTCCTGACCCGCGCCGCCTCGCCCGCCGGGTGCCAGAGCCGGATCGACTCCCGGGCGGCACGCTGCACCGCCGCCGTCCGCGCCTGTCGTTCGGCGGCGAACCGGGCCAGTGTGCCGGTGACTTCAGTGGTCTCGACCATCAACTCGCCCAGCAGCACGGCATCCTCCAGCGCCTGACAGGCGCCCTGGGCCGCGTAGTGCAGCATCGGATGGGCGGCGTCGCCGAGCAGCACCACCCGGCCGTCCGTCCACCGGCGCACCGGGTCCCGGTCCACCAGCACCCAGGAGCGCCAGCCCTCGCCGAGCGCCAGCAGCCGCCGGGCGTTCGGCGCGGTCAGACCGGCCAGCTGCTCCGCGACCACCTCCTCGGTGACCGGGACGTTGGCGAGCGCCTCGGTGGCGCCGTTGTCCCGGGAGGCGGCCAGGTTGAGGAACGCCCCGCCGGCGATCGGGTAGTGGACGAAGTGGCAGTGCGGGCCGGTCCACCAGGTCACCGAGGTGGTCAGTCGCAGCTCCTCGGGGACCAGCTCCATCGGGATCACCGCCCGGTAGACGGTGATCCCGGAGATCCGCGGCTCGCCGTCGCCGACCAGCCGGGCGCGGACCGCCGAGTGGATGCCGTCCGCCCCCACCAGCACGTCGCCGCGGACCGCGCCGCCGTCCGCCAGCAGCGCGGTGGCACCGTCGGCGTCCTGCCGGTAGCCGGTGACGGCGGTCGCGGCGCGCAGCTCGATCCGGGGCTCGTCCCGGCAGGCGCGCAGCAGCAGCCCGTGCAGCTCGGCCCGGTGCACCACCACGTACGGGTTGCCGAACCGCTGCCGGTAGCGCTCGGTGAGGGTCAGGCTGGTGACGTGCTCGCCGGTGACCCCGTCCATGAAGCGCAGTTCGGCCATGTGCACCCCGGCCGCCCGGACGGCGTCGCCGAGGCCGAGCCGCTCCAGCGCGAGGATGCCGTTCGGCGCGATCTGGATGCCCGCCCCGATCTCGGCGAACTCCGGCGCCCGCTCCAGCACCACCGCCCGGTGGCCGGCCCGGGCGAGGGCCAGCGCGGCGGCCAGCCCGCCGATCCCGCCGCCCGCCACCAGGACGGTGACCGGTGCGCCGTGGCGCGCCGTCACCGGACCGGCCCGTCGTCCTCGGTGGCCGCCAGCCGGCGGGCCAGTTCCAGCCGCTTGATCTTGGTGGTGGCGGTGGCCGGGAGCTCGCCCAGCCGCCACTGCACCGGATCGGCCATCGGCGGCAGGCCGGCGGCGGCGGCGCGCCAGGCGGCCGGTTCGACCGGCAGGTCGTCCTTGGTGCAGATCACCGGCACCGCCCGGCCGTCCGCGCCGGGGACGATCACCACCTCGGCGAGCTGGGGGAGGCGGGCGAACAGCGCGTCCTCGGCGGCCAGGGTGGAGCCGAAGCCCTCGATCAGGTCGACCTCGCGGTCCAGCAGGTGCACGCAGCCCCAGCGGGTGCGGTAGCCGACGTCGCCCATCCGCCACCAGCCGTCCTCGACCTGCCGGTCGTACCGGGCCTGCTCGCCGAGGTAGGTGACGATCCGGCCGTCGCTGCGGACCTCGATGTAGCCGGGGTTGTCCGCCGACGGCGGCCGGCCGTCGCGGCTCACCACCCGGACGTCGGTGAAGCCGGGGAAGGGCATGCCCACGCAGCGGCCGTCCGCGTCCGCGCCGCGCCGCCGGGAGAACGAGCGCACCACGGCCGGGCCGACCTCGCTCTGCCCGTACAGCTGGCCGAAGACCGGCGCGGTGCGGGCGGAGGCGTCGAGCATGGTCCGCACGGTGCGGGGGTGGATCGCGTCGAAGGTGGAGGAGAACAGCTTGACGTTGGCCAGCGGGCGGCGCGGGTCCTCGGCGAGTTCCTCCCACTCCATGAAGGAGTTGGGGTGGGCCTCCAGGATCCCGGGGCGCAGCCGGGCGAACAGCTCGGCCACGTGCCCGGCCTCCGAGTGGGCCAGCACCAGGATCGGGAAGCCGCGGAACAGCGAGATCGCCAGCGCGGTGATCAGCCGGGAGTGGACGAAGGAGACGTGGATGGCGATGGTCTCCCGGCCCGGGACCACCGGGCGCAGCACGAGCGCCTGCGGGCGGTAGCGGGCCTCCAGGGTGCGGCCGGTGTGCACGGCCAGCTTGGGCGTGCCGGTGGTGCCGGAGGTGTGGGTGATCAGCGTCGGGCGGTCCGGCGGCGCGGTGACCGGCGCGACCCGGGGCGAGCCGGCCAGTGCGGCGAGCTCGACCGCGCCGGGGTGGCTGCCGGAGGCCAGCAGGACGGTGGCGGCCAGGTCGAAGACCTCGGCCGGCAGCTCCTTGGCGAGCTTGACCGCGTCGGTGACCAGGAACGGTTCGTCGGTGCGGCGGACCAGCTCGGCGACGGTCTCCCCGTCCAGCTGGGGCGAGAGCAGCACCGGGACGGCGCCGATCCGGGCCGTGGCGCAGGCGAGCAGGGTGATGTCGAAGCTGTTCGACTTGTGGACCACCACCCGGCGGCCCGGCCGGACCCCGGCCGCCCACAGCCGGGAGGCGTGGTCGTCGACCAGGTCGGCGAGCTCGGCGACGGTGGACCGCCGGCCCAGCTCGGGGGCGATGTCGAGGTCGTGGTCGAGGATCACCACGTTCGCGCCGTTCCGGACGGCGGCCCGCTCGAAGAGCGTGCCCAGTCGGATTCCCCGGTTGGCAATGCGCTGAAGGAGCACCGTTCCGCCCTCTCGTGGGATTAGGGTCGCTGTGCTTTCAGGGGTGTCGTCCCGGGGATGTGCCGCCGGGATCTCGTGCCAGGAGCCTTTTCCGGATGTCTTTCAGGGGGGGGCGGTTCAGCTTTCCTTCTCGACGACCCGCTTGATCCGCTCCAGGGTCACCCCGAGGTCGGCGGCGACCTTGTCGCCCCACTCGGCGAAGAAGCGGCGCTTCGCGTCCTCGTCCATCCCGGCGGTGATGCCCCGGATCCCCTCGGTGGCGGAGCCCATCCGGAAGTGGTGCACCAGCACGCTGTGGTCCGCCTCCGGGTCCGCGCCGGGGGCCACGTCGAAAGCCCAGACGCTGTCCTGGGCGCGGCCGCCGGTGTCCCGCATGGCCCAGCGGAAGGTCCGGCCGGGCTCGGCCGCGACCACCTCGGCGTGGGTGTACCAGGTGCCGCGGACCACCGGCGCCCAGGCGACCACGTCCGGGCTGCGCAGGTTCTCGCCGCGGAACACCGAACCGACCTCGGCGGGCGCGCCGGAGACCCAGCTGCCGCCCTGGCATTCCGGGCTCCACTCGCCGCAGCGCGGGAGGTCGCTGATCACCGAATAGATCTCGTCGGGGGTGGCGGAAATCCGGATCTCGGCCCGGGAACGGAAAAGCGGGGCGTTTTCTGCGGTGTTTTCTCCCATGGCCGGAATCCTGGGCGGCGGCCCGCGGGAGGGTCAAAGGCGTACCGACGGGTCCGTCAAGTCCGGCCGTGGACCTGACACATCGCGTCCGGAACCGGTTCGGGGGCCACCGGCCGGATGCTAAAGAGGTGCGCCGGGGCGTGACCCGGACGGCACGTCCCGGAGGTCGAGGCCGAAGTGCAGTGCCGTGACCGCCATCCGGTGCGCGTGGTAGAACCGGTGCGCGCCGTGGTTGGCCGTGCCGGAGTCCAGTTCGATCCGGACGCAGCCGGCCGCCGCGGCCCGTTCGCGGAGCACCGCGAACAGCCGGCCGCCGACGCCGGCGGATCGGGTCGACGGCGCGGTCACCAGGTCGTCGACGAAGAACAGCCGCCCCCGGCTGGTGGCCAGGACCCGGTGCGAGGCCACCGCCAGGCAGCGGCCCCGGCCGTCGTACGCGGCGGTGAACACCAGGCCCTGGGCGTGCGCCTCGGCCGCGAAGGCGGCGAAGCCGTCCGCCCCGAGCGCCGGGCGCAGCGCCAGCAGCAGCGGCGCGACGTCCCGCAGCAGGGCGGGCCCGTCCGGCCCGACGTCCACGAAGCGGAGTTCCATCTTTCCGTGCCCCCGTCGGTGGTGGTGGTCCGGTTGGTGCTGGTGCTGGTGCTGGTGCTGGTGCTGGTGCCGGTGGCGGGCCGGCGGCGGTCCGGCCGGACGGCCGGCGCCGATCAGCCCCGGTCCGGTACGCCGTACACCGCGAGGAACGCCGCCACGCCGTGCTCCACGACCTCGGCGATCCGCTCGGCCGGCATCGGCAGCGCGCCGTAGAAGGTGGGCTGGGCGACGGCGAGGAAGGTCAGCAGGTTGAGCATCCGAGCGGCCTCGGCCGGGTCGGGCACCACCAGCAGCCCGCGCTCGGCGAAGTCGGCCATCCAGTGCGTCAGCACCCGGTGGGTCTCCCGGGGGCCGGCGTCCTGCCAGGCCTCCAGCACCGCCGGGCGGATGTGCAGCGCCTCGGCCTCGATGGTGCGCACCAGCGCCCAGTGCTCGGCGAAGGTGGTGAGCGAGTCGACCCGCTCCAGACCGAAGTCGACCAGGTCGGTGCGCAGGTCGACGATCTTGCGCAGATGGCGGTCGGCGATCTTCGCCTGGGTGGCGGCCACCGTGCCGGCGCCTTCCAGGATCACCGACCGGAACAGCTGCTCCTTGTCGGCGAAGTGGTTGTAGATGGTCCGCTTGGAGACGCCGGCCTCGGCGGCGATGGCGTCCACGCTGGTGCGGGTGAAGCCCTCGCGGCCGAACACGGTGCGCGCCGCGCGGGCGATCGCCACCCGCTTCTCCGGCATGCCGCGGCGCGCGGTGGCCGGAGTGACGTCCGGGTCGGCGTCCGGGACGACGGCGTTCGTGCCGTCGGCCGGGTCGGCGGGTCTCGCGGCCGGGGCGGTCTGTTCGGTCACGGGGAAAACCTCCTTGCAGTGCACTACATCGTGTAGTTTACGACATGCTTGACGTGAAGCGGACTTCAAGTCCTACGCTCGTCGGTACGTCCGGAAGTCCCAGGAGGGAAGCGTTCCATGGCCGTTCAGCTGAACCACACCATCGTTCCGGCACGGGACGACGAGGAGACCGCGCGCTTCCTGACCGAGATCCTCGGTCTGGCCGCCCCCGTGCGCAGCGAGCCCTTCCTTGTTGTACGGCTGGCCAACGACGTCGCGATGGACGTGATGCGGATCGACGGGCCGGTCCCCACCGGGCACTACGCCTTCCTGGTCGGCGACGAGGAGTTCGACGAGATCCTCGGCCGGGTCCAGGACCGCGGCATCACCTACTGGGCCGACCCGTTCCACCGCCACGCCGGCCGCGTCAACGACTGGTTCGGCGGCCGCGGCGCCTACTTCGAGGACCCGAACGGCCACAACCTGGAGATCATGACCCGCGCCTCCGGCGACAGCCGGTAGCGCCCGCGACCGCCCGGCCGCGGTCCCGGGGGGAGGCCGCGGCCGGGCCGCGCGCAGGTGACCGTCCGTCAGAACCCGTTCGCCGGAAACCTGACAGAGATCGGATACGGACGGGATTGCTCCGCCCCCGCGCGGGTTAGCCTCCCCGCATGATCGAGACCAAGGGGCCGGTGCACCGGCCGGGAGACGACGAGTACGACGCCCGACGGACCGGCTACAACCTCGCGCTGGACCACCGCCCGGCGCTGGTGGTGTCCGCCGCCGACACCGCCGATGTGGTCGCCGCCGTCCGGTACGCCGCCGAGCACGGACTCGCCGTCGCCGTCCGCGCCACCGGCCACGGCATCTCCGTGCCCACCGACGGCCAGCTGGTGATCGACACCGCCGCGCTCGACCAGGTCACCGTCGACCCGGCCGCCCGGACCGCCACCGTCGGCGCCGGCGTCCGCTGGCGCCAGGTGCTCGACGCCGCCGCCCCGCACGGCCTCGCCCCGCTGAGCGGCTCCAACCCCGACGTCGGCGCGGTCGGCTACACCCTCGGCGGCGGCATCGGCCTGCTCGGCCGCCGGTACGGCTTCGCCGCCGACCACGTCCGCCGGCTGGAGGTCGTCACCGCCGACGGCCGACTGCTCGAGACCGGCCCCGGCACCGAACCCGACCTGTTCTGGGCCCTGCGCGGCGGCAAGGACAACTTCGGCATCGTCACCGCGATGGAGATCGACCTCGTCCCCTGCACCGGCCTCTACGGCGGCGGCCTCTACTACCCCGCCGAATCCGCCGCCGCCGCGCTGCACGGCTGGGCCGAGTGGAGCCGGACCGTCCCCGAGGAGCTCGCCACCTCCGCCCAGCTCATCCGCTACCCCGACATCGACGCCGTGCCGGAGCCGATCCGCGGCCGCTACGCCGTCGTCCTGCGGGTCGCCTGGAGCGGCCCGGCCGAGCAGGGCGAGGACTGGGTCCGGCCGCTGCGCGCCTTCGGCACCCCGCTCCTCGACACCGTCCGCGAACTGCCCTTCACCGAGGCCGGCACGATCCACCACGAGCCGCCGTTCGCGCACCCCGCGTACGACCGCAACACCGCCCTGCGCGAGTTCACCGGCGAGACGGCGGACGCCGTCCTGGACCTCGCCGGACCGGACGCCGACAGCCCGCTGATCGTCGAGTTCCGGCTCCAGGGCGGCGCCTACTCGCGCGAGCCCGCCGTCCCGAACGCCGTCGGCGGCCGGGACGCCGGCTACCTGGCCTTCTCCACCAGCATGATCGGACCGGTCCCGCTGGACGGGCTGCGCACCGCGCACGCCGCGCTGCACGAGCGGCTGCGCCCGTGGTCCACCGGCGGCGCGCTCGCCAACTTCTTCGGCCTGGACGACGCCGACCCGGCCGTCGTGCGCACCGCCTACCCGGAGCCCGTGCACCGGCGGCTCAGCGAGCTCAAGGCGGTCCACGACCCGGGGAACCTGTTCCGGCTCAACTTCAACATCCCGCCCGCCGGCTGACCCGCCCGCCGGGCCGCCGGCCGACCCGTCGGCCGGCCCGCCCGCTCGGCCCTCTACCCTGCTGACCTCCTCCCCTGCCCGTTCGGACTGCCCTCGCGGACCACCCCGCGGACCGCCGCGGCAACGGTTCGCGGCCGGAGCGGGCTCTGGGAGGGCGAGGAGGTACTCATGGGAGCCAAGAAGGCCGAGCGGGACGCCGATTTCAACGCGTTCGTGACCGGTGCCTGGCCACGTCTGATGCGGACGGCGTTCCTGCTGACCGGGGACCGCTACCTGGCGGAGGACGTGGTGCAGACCGCGCTGGAGCGGACCTACGCCGCCTGGGGGAGGGTCACCAAGGCCGACGAGCCGTACGCCTACGTGCGCCGGATCGTCGTCAACGAGCACGCCCGCCGCTTCCGGCGCCGGGT comes from Streptomyces sp. TLI_053 and encodes:
- a CDS encoding lyase family protein, whose translation is MTAHPSPPAPAEPDTGLLSPVRAGTPAEAAVTDRAWLQAMLDAEAALARAQAALGTVPPAAAAAITRAARTELFDVRALALACRETANPVVGLVQALTLAVAAEDPSAAEYVHRGSTSQDILDTGAMLVAARTLALIRADLGRTARALAGLAAEHRDTVLAGRTLALHAVPTTFGLKAAGWRRLVLDADRRLAAVLADGLPVALGGAAGTLAGYLEYARLDGPDPEVDAGAYLDRLLDAFAAETGLARPALPWHALRTPMADLAAALAFTAGALGKIAVDVQSLTRTEVGEVVEPAAAGRGASSAMPHKRNPVLATLLRSAALQVPVLAAGLTQCLVTEDERSGGAWHAEWLLLRECLRLAGGAAHTSVELAQGLLVRPERMRANLGLTGGQLVSERIAARLAPKLGKAVARQLLTEASLTADREGRPLAEVLAEQDGLEGHFTSEEIAGLCDPAGYTGMAGALVDRALRD
- a CDS encoding FAD/NAD(P)-binding protein, coding for MIDSHLQVCVIGAGPRGLSVLERLCANERSSPSGATVTVHVVDPAPPGAGRVWRTDQSRHLLMNTVASQITVYTDDSVRIDGPVEPGPSLYEWAKSLAPGGSPDRAPDRGLGPAGHEPGRHEPPAHAPDGAGRQPDGPDGAALAEAAALGPNTYPTRAFYGHYLHAAFRAVVAAAPPTVTVRVHRSRAVAMADAHGFPGGPQGVRLEDGTRLNRLDAIVLAQGHLPARPTPREARTASLARIHHLDYVTPANPADVHVTARPGQTVLLRGLGLNFFDHMALFTLGRGGRFEPADGGLVYRPSGAEPRLYATSRRGIPYHARGENEKGAYGRHLPRLLTTEVVAELRERTRRGGPVRFATDLWPLVSREVEAVYYGALLAARARGAEREAFTDRYLTADDPAAVLDDHGVPEADRWSWDRLSRPYAGREFTDRADFRDWLLDHLRQDVAEARAGNLSGPLKAALDVLRDLRNEIRMAVDHSGIAGDSYRDDLDGWYTPLNAFLSIGPPVERIEQLIALIEAGVVELLGPGTEIRIDPVDPAFAAHSTAVPGPPVRATVLVEARLPEPDLRRTDDPLLRHLLDTEQCATYRIPGPAGTGYPTGGLAVTERPYRLLDARGRAHPRRFAYGVPTESVHWVTAAGIRPGVDSVTLGDSDAIARAVLALSPAPEWPTAAPAATGATVPTSTGATAPTSTDRSVESDGPAEPAGSRPRGVVV
- a CDS encoding FAD-dependent monooxygenase, producing MTARHGAPVTVLVAGGGIGGLAAALALARAGHRAVVLERAPEFAEIGAGIQIAPNGILALERLGLGDAVRAAGVHMAELRFMDGVTGEHVTSLTLTERYRQRFGNPYVVVHRAELHGLLLRACRDEPRIELRAATAVTGYRQDADGATALLADGGAVRGDVLVGADGIHSAVRARLVGDGEPRISGITVYRAVIPMELVPEELRLTTSVTWWTGPHCHFVHYPIAGGAFLNLAASRDNGATEALANVPVTEEVVAEQLAGLTAPNARRLLALGEGWRSWVLVDRDPVRRWTDGRVVLLGDAAHPMLHYAAQGACQALEDAVLLGELMVETTEVTGTLARFAAERQARTAAVQRAARESIRLWHPAGEAARVRNRLLGALSEGELHERVAWMHGAKTFSSSDDHNYDFEPWA
- a CDS encoding class I adenylate-forming enzyme family protein; this translates as MLLQRIANRGIRLGTLFERAAVRNGANVVILDHDLDIAPELGRRSTVAELADLVDDHASRLWAAGVRPGRRVVVHKSNSFDITLLACATARIGAVPVLLSPQLDGETVAELVRRTDEPFLVTDAVKLAKELPAEVFDLAATVLLASGSHPGAVELAALAGSPRVAPVTAPPDRPTLITHTSGTTGTPKLAVHTGRTLEARYRPQALVLRPVVPGRETIAIHVSFVHSRLITALAISLFRGFPILVLAHSEAGHVAELFARLRPGILEAHPNSFMEWEELAEDPRRPLANVKLFSSTFDAIHPRTVRTMLDASARTAPVFGQLYGQSEVGPAVVRSFSRRRGADADGRCVGMPFPGFTDVRVVSRDGRPPSADNPGYIEVRSDGRIVTYLGEQARYDRQVEDGWWRMGDVGYRTRWGCVHLLDREVDLIEGFGSTLAAEDALFARLPQLAEVVIVPGADGRAVPVICTKDDLPVEPAAWRAAAAGLPPMADPVQWRLGELPATATTKIKRLELARRLAATEDDGPVR
- a CDS encoding SRPBCC family protein, yielding MGENTAENAPLFRSRAEIRISATPDEIYSVISDLPRCGEWSPECQGGSWVSGAPAEVGSVFRGENLRSPDVVAWAPVVRGTWYTHAEVVAAEPGRTFRWAMRDTGGRAQDSVWAFDVAPGADPEADHSVLVHHFRMGSATEGIRGITAGMDEDAKRRFFAEWGDKVAADLGVTLERIKRVVEKES
- a CDS encoding GNAT family N-acetyltransferase, whose translation is MELRFVDVGPDGPALLRDVAPLLLALRPALGADGFAAFAAEAHAQGLVFTAAYDGRGRCLAVASHRVLATSRGRLFFVDDLVTAPSTRSAGVGGRLFAVLRERAAAAGCVRIELDSGTANHGAHRFYHAHRMAVTALHFGLDLRDVPSGSRPGAPL
- a CDS encoding TetR/AcrR family transcriptional regulator is translated as MTEQTAPAARPADPADGTNAVVPDADPDVTPATARRGMPEKRVAIARAARTVFGREGFTRTSVDAIAAEAGVSKRTIYNHFADKEQLFRSVILEGAGTVAATQAKIADRHLRKIVDLRTDLVDFGLERVDSLTTFAEHWALVRTIEAEALHIRPAVLEAWQDAGPRETHRVLTHWMADFAERGLLVVPDPAEAARMLNLLTFLAVAQPTFYGALPMPAERIAEVVEHGVAAFLAVYGVPDRG
- a CDS encoding VOC family protein encodes the protein MAVQLNHTIVPARDDEETARFLTEILGLAAPVRSEPFLVVRLANDVAMDVMRIDGPVPTGHYAFLVGDEEFDEILGRVQDRGITYWADPFHRHAGRVNDWFGGRGAYFEDPNGHNLEIMTRASGDSR
- a CDS encoding FAD-binding oxidoreductase, with amino-acid sequence MIETKGPVHRPGDDEYDARRTGYNLALDHRPALVVSAADTADVVAAVRYAAEHGLAVAVRATGHGISVPTDGQLVIDTAALDQVTVDPAARTATVGAGVRWRQVLDAAAPHGLAPLSGSNPDVGAVGYTLGGGIGLLGRRYGFAADHVRRLEVVTADGRLLETGPGTEPDLFWALRGGKDNFGIVTAMEIDLVPCTGLYGGGLYYPAESAAAALHGWAEWSRTVPEELATSAQLIRYPDIDAVPEPIRGRYAVVLRVAWSGPAEQGEDWVRPLRAFGTPLLDTVRELPFTEAGTIHHEPPFAHPAYDRNTALREFTGETADAVLDLAGPDADSPLIVEFRLQGGAYSREPAVPNAVGGRDAGYLAFSTSMIGPVPLDGLRTAHAALHERLRPWSTGGALANFFGLDDADPAVVRTAYPEPVHRRLSELKAVHDPGNLFRLNFNIPPAG